A DNA window from Candidatus Sulfidibacterium hydrothermale contains the following coding sequences:
- the rpsU gene encoding 30S ribosomal protein S21, whose amino-acid sequence MIIIPVKEGENIDRALKRFKRKFEKTGTMRALRERQRYTKPSVRRREQKLKAIYIQKLRQAEQG is encoded by the coding sequence ATGATTATTATTCCTGTAAAAGAAGGCGAAAACATTGACAGAGCCCTGAAACGTTTCAAACGGAAGTTTGAAAAAACCGGTACCATGCGTGCTTTGCGCGAACGTCAACGTTACACCAAACCTTCCGTGAGAAGAAGAGAGCAAAAACTGAAAGCCATTTACATTCAGAAGCTCCGTCAGGCCGAACAAGGTTAG